Proteins encoded by one window of Corynebacterium amycolatum:
- a CDS encoding alpha-ketoglutarate-dependent dioxygenase AlkB family protein, giving the protein MLFDQLPRDDARITPGVVHLPGWLPLERQAGIITQLRDIARDVAGTPLAMTRPQLKSGQMQVFMLHLGRMWATNPYRYVTHAGGVRVPPVPDNLLQLATEALRAAALYDESLSQWPATFRPDMALVNYYPPGATMGMHQDRNENSPAPIVSLSIGDEALFRIGGTENRNKPWDDVTLASGDVIVFGGPKRLAFHGVPKTRPDTLPEGCGLKEGRINITFRQVENSH; this is encoded by the coding sequence ATGCTCTTCGATCAGCTCCCGCGCGACGATGCCCGCATCACGCCGGGAGTTGTTCATCTTCCGGGGTGGCTTCCATTGGAGCGGCAGGCCGGCATCATCACGCAACTCCGCGACATCGCCCGCGACGTTGCCGGCACTCCCCTGGCCATGACTCGCCCGCAGCTCAAAAGTGGTCAGATGCAGGTCTTCATGCTGCATCTGGGGCGCATGTGGGCCACGAATCCGTACCGCTACGTCACGCACGCAGGCGGCGTTCGCGTCCCGCCTGTGCCTGACAATCTGCTGCAGCTCGCCACCGAAGCACTTCGTGCCGCCGCGCTTTACGACGAATCCCTCAGCCAGTGGCCTGCCACTTTTCGGCCCGACATGGCGTTGGTCAACTACTACCCACCCGGGGCCACCATGGGGATGCACCAGGATCGCAACGAAAACTCCCCTGCCCCAATTGTGTCGCTCTCTATCGGTGACGAGGCCCTGTTCCGCATTGGCGGGACTGAAAACCGCAACAAACCCTGGGATGACGTGACTCTCGCCAGCGGGGATGTGATTGTGTTTGGTGGTCCCAAGCGGCTTGCGTTTCATGGTGTGCCCAAGACTCGTCCGGACACTTTGCCGGAGGGGTGCGGGCTTAAAGAGGGCCGCATCAATATCACTTTTCGGCAAGTGGAAAACTCACACTAA
- the arfB gene encoding alternative ribosome rescue aminoacyl-tRNA hydrolase ArfB, with the protein MKPLKIPPGPGIPKGLVIPAAELTERFARSGGPGGQGVNTTDSKVQLSVDIAELTVLSDVHRRRALQNLSHRLDGTTLTVSVTTQRSQVRNRAEARRRLAELIREAVQPPPPRRRRTRPSRASIARRKAQKQRRSELKASRRRPSSY; encoded by the coding sequence ATGAAACCCCTGAAGATTCCACCAGGTCCCGGCATCCCAAAGGGCCTCGTCATCCCCGCGGCGGAACTCACCGAACGCTTCGCGCGCTCCGGTGGACCGGGCGGTCAGGGCGTTAACACCACCGACTCCAAGGTGCAGCTATCGGTCGATATTGCCGAGCTCACCGTGCTTTCCGACGTCCACCGCCGCCGCGCTCTCCAGAACCTTAGCCACCGACTCGACGGCACGACACTCACAGTGTCCGTCACCACCCAGCGCTCCCAAGTGCGCAACCGCGCGGAAGCCCGGCGTCGCTTGGCGGAACTCATTCGGGAAGCCGTGCAGCCACCGCCTCCGAGACGCCGGCGGACTCGACCAAGTCGGGCCTCGATTGCCCGTCGTAAAGCGCAGAAGCAACGCCGCTCTGAGCTCAAAGCCAGCAGGCGCCGACCCAGCTCCTACTAG
- a CDS encoding sensor histidine kinase has translation MQRTIAPTPAQSATAQTPAPLDWHSRVRYFVGSFPAADLAIAAAFLLCCWLSTTPLFTYGPSFTYVTNLVLSAMIAGAAAFRRKAVRASFVVTYSALAGLALLVWLSPVNLGVDPIIVAAPLSLWAVTRWEQNRTWGIVGLFLGLIGSFLNPAVPAFGFTPERLLVFGLPAVLITASAYAVPLWLRINAEEHAAELENVVALNKLELSRELHDVVGHGLTSIKVQAQTALYLAEMNDSRAERAAEKTTLEGIAETAEQSLRDVHALVDALREGGEISADPNEIPRLVAAVCPPGRDVSVTLPESYEALADWPLAKRLTLVRAVTELAANMAKHSSGAGQFTLTIESPTESPIAPSADADISPARVHLVTANRAVSDALAHRKRAGAGLIGLDERVAQLGGEMTYGESDGMFRVSIQL, from the coding sequence ATGCAGCGCACCATTGCTCCTACACCCGCGCAGTCTGCCACCGCGCAGACTCCTGCCCCACTCGACTGGCACAGCCGGGTGCGTTACTTCGTCGGCTCGTTCCCAGCTGCCGATCTCGCTATTGCGGCTGCTTTCCTGCTGTGCTGTTGGTTGAGCACGACGCCGCTATTTACTTATGGCCCGAGCTTCACTTATGTCACCAATCTGGTTCTGTCCGCGATGATTGCCGGCGCCGCAGCGTTTCGTCGTAAAGCAGTGCGCGCATCGTTTGTGGTTACATACAGTGCCCTAGCGGGCCTCGCCTTGCTGGTGTGGCTATCCCCGGTGAACCTTGGGGTAGACCCTATTATTGTTGCCGCCCCATTATCGTTATGGGCTGTGACCAGGTGGGAACAGAATCGCACCTGGGGCATAGTTGGGCTCTTTTTAGGGTTGATTGGCAGTTTCCTCAACCCAGCGGTTCCAGCCTTCGGTTTTACTCCGGAACGGCTGTTGGTCTTCGGTCTGCCCGCGGTGCTCATCACGGCGAGCGCGTACGCAGTGCCGCTGTGGCTGCGCATCAACGCCGAGGAACATGCCGCGGAGTTGGAGAACGTCGTGGCGCTCAACAAGTTGGAGTTGTCCCGGGAGCTTCACGATGTCGTGGGTCACGGACTCACCTCTATTAAAGTTCAGGCCCAAACCGCACTGTACCTGGCGGAGATGAATGACTCACGAGCGGAACGCGCTGCTGAAAAGACCACGCTGGAAGGTATTGCCGAGACCGCAGAACAATCGTTGCGAGATGTGCATGCGCTTGTCGATGCACTACGTGAAGGCGGCGAGATTAGCGCTGACCCGAATGAGATTCCACGTCTGGTTGCGGCTGTTTGTCCGCCGGGTCGCGATGTTTCGGTGACTCTGCCGGAGTCTTATGAGGCGCTGGCGGATTGGCCACTCGCGAAGCGTTTGACTCTGGTGCGGGCAGTGACGGAGTTGGCCGCGAATATGGCCAAGCACTCATCGGGCGCTGGTCAGTTCACGTTGACGATTGAATCGCCTACTGAGTCGCCTATTGCCCCATCTGCCGATGCCGATATCAGCCCGGCGCGGGTTCATTTGGTGACCGCAAATCGGGCTGTGAGCGACGCCTTGGCACACAGGAAGCGAGCTGGTGCTGGCCTGATTGGTCTGGATGAACGCGTGGCGCAGCTCGGTGGCGAGATGACTTATGGTGAAAGCGACGGTATGTTCCGCGTCAGCATTCAGCTATAA
- a CDS encoding response regulator: MGVIRVLVAEDQALIRQSFAQLIDAHPQMKVIGAVGDGAEAVRLASGADVVVMDIRMPVMDGIEATRQIVRGASSGGATHASAPKVLVLTTFREESLVLGALEAGAAGFLLKDSDPRELLSAIMRIHRGEGVIDPKVTPMVLRHVSPRTTHFEQSASASSTHGDGSDPTDAETQFTPREQEILDLVCQGLSNDEIARRLVVATTTVKTHVKALLTKTGSRSRVNLVIWAAKNGML; the protein is encoded by the coding sequence ATGGGTGTAATTCGAGTTTTAGTCGCTGAAGATCAAGCGCTGATTCGGCAGTCTTTTGCGCAGCTTATTGATGCCCACCCGCAGATGAAAGTCATTGGCGCCGTGGGCGACGGTGCTGAGGCTGTGCGTCTTGCCTCCGGCGCAGATGTGGTCGTCATGGACATTCGTATGCCAGTGATGGACGGTATCGAGGCCACGCGGCAAATCGTGCGAGGGGCATCGTCCGGAGGCGCGACCCACGCATCCGCTCCGAAAGTCCTGGTACTGACCACCTTCCGCGAAGAATCCCTCGTACTTGGCGCTTTAGAGGCTGGAGCCGCAGGCTTTTTACTCAAAGACTCCGATCCCCGTGAGTTACTTTCGGCCATCATGCGTATCCACCGCGGTGAAGGAGTCATCGATCCGAAGGTGACGCCAATGGTGTTGCGACACGTTTCACCGCGCACAACCCACTTCGAGCAGTCAGCAAGCGCTTCCTCGACACATGGCGATGGCTCAGACCCCACTGACGCAGAAACCCAGTTCACACCCCGAGAACAGGAGATTTTGGACCTCGTCTGCCAGGGGCTTTCCAATGATGAGATCGCTCGCAGGTTGGTGGTCGCCACGACGACCGTGAAAACCCATGTGAAAGCGCTACTAACAAAAACGGGCTCACGCAGTCGCGTGAATCTTGTCATTTGGGCTGCGAAAAACGGGATGCTTTAG
- a CDS encoding SDR family oxidoreductase: MATSDSPSIFISGGAQGIGRAVAEKFLAAGWTVGVYDINEDALAKLKAERPEVIVGKLDVTDFKQWEDALADFTSHTGGKLTVLDNNAGIIGDGDITDQSPEIIHAQVDINCTGLTLGAKAAHPYLKRTKGSHLVNMGSASGIYGQPHIAPYSASKFYVSGLTQALDLEWRKDKIRVVAIMPLWAKTKLADVSAGSTRRLGVRITPDQVADAVWKATHPQNFIERQRHFYSVSAADFILRYLGKIGPQFLSRPVNAIIAG, from the coding sequence ATGGCTACTTCTGATTCCCCGTCCATTTTCATCTCCGGCGGCGCGCAGGGCATTGGCCGCGCGGTGGCCGAGAAGTTCCTGGCCGCGGGCTGGACCGTAGGCGTCTACGACATCAACGAGGATGCCCTGGCGAAGCTTAAGGCTGAGCGCCCGGAGGTAATCGTCGGCAAGCTGGACGTGACGGACTTTAAGCAGTGGGAGGACGCGCTTGCGGACTTCACCTCCCACACCGGCGGCAAGCTGACGGTGCTGGACAATAACGCGGGCATCATCGGCGATGGCGATATCACTGACCAGTCGCCGGAGATTATTCACGCGCAGGTGGACATCAACTGCACCGGCCTGACGCTGGGTGCGAAGGCGGCGCATCCGTACCTGAAGCGCACCAAGGGGTCTCACCTGGTCAACATGGGTTCGGCTTCGGGTATCTACGGTCAGCCGCACATCGCGCCGTACTCTGCGTCGAAGTTCTACGTCTCGGGTCTAACGCAAGCTCTGGATTTGGAATGGCGCAAGGACAAGATCCGCGTCGTCGCCATCATGCCGCTGTGGGCGAAGACCAAGCTGGCGGACGTTTCCGCTGGTTCGACCCGCCGTCTTGGCGTGCGCATCACGCCGGATCAGGTCGCAGATGCCGTGTGGAAGGCAACGCATCCGCAGAACTTCATTGAGCGCCAGCGGCACTTCTACTCGGTGTCGGCAGCGGACTTTATCCTGCGCTACCTGGGCAAGATTGGTCCGCAGTTCCTGTCCCGCCCGGTTAACGCAATCATCGCGGGTTAA